A window of Phycisphaeraceae bacterium genomic DNA:
ACAAGAGGAGCAGACACGGCAGTTGGCCAACGCCCTCAACGCTCTGGAGGAGCGCTTCCGCGTGGTCCTCGTACTCCGGGACATCGAAGGCATGAACTACGACGAGATCGCTACCACCACCGGACTCGCCATCGGCACCGTCAAGAGCCGGATCTTCCGGGCTCGACTGGCGCTGCGGCAAGCCCTGGATGACGCCGAGACTCGCTCGGACCAGCGGGAGGGTGCCCATGGCTGATCGCACCGACCAACTCTCCGCCGAACACGAGCTGCTGCTGCTGTGGATCGAGGACGAACTCAATCCTGAACAAACGGCCGCTTTCGAGCAGGTCCTCGCCGAGCGCGATGACCTCGCCGAACTGGCCGCCCGCCTGCGCGCCGACCGTGCCGGGCTCAAGCAGCTGCCTGACCTCGACCCGCCTCACGATCTGGCCGACGTGGCCATCGAGCGCCTCGAACGCAATCTGCTCCTGGACGACACTCCTTCCCGACGCTCGCCGCGCACCCCAAGGCAGACCTGGGGCCGCCCGCTCGCCTACGCCGCCGCCGCCGGGATCGGCCTGGTCTGTGGCGGGGTTCTCTGGCAGTCGCTGACCACGGGCTCATCACTCATCGATTCGTTCAAACTCCCCATCGAGCAGCAGGTCGCCATCGCTCCCACTGCGACTAAATCAGCCATCGACAGCGACGAGGCCTCAGATATGAGCGATGAGGCCCTGCCCTCATCCTCCAGCATGAAGCGTGTGGTCATCGCCGAAGCCGAAGCGACGCCCGCCGCAGACTCGCGCAACCTCACACCCGAAGAGCGACTCCAACGGCGTGCCGAACGACTGCGCAGCCCCGACGCCACCGCCAATCAGTCGATGCAGCTCGACAGCCAGCCCGCGTCCGCAGTCGCCACCAACCCGATCGACGAACTGCTGATCGAGAAGGCCGAGCAACTCGACTCCACAGACACCCCCAACGCACTCGCCGCTACGGGAGTCCCCGCCCGACAGTTAGCGGGCATGGGTGGAATCGTGCCGATGACACCGGCGAGCCGGGTGCCCCCGGAGACCTTGACACTCACCAACGAGCGTCCCGAGAGGATGGTCACGCTGATCGAGCAGTGGGCCGGGCGCAGAGCGTTGCCGGTCCAGCGCGTCAGCGTCATCAATCGACCAGAGATGGTCCAACCGCTCTTCACCCGCAGGGCGTTCATCCCGCCCGTGACGACCAGCTATCGCTCACCGACAGGCCCGGTCGATGCTGAGCAGGCCATCACGCTGACGATCACCGGCCCGCCAGAGGCGCTCAGCGCTCTACGTGATCGCCTGAGCCCTCGACCGGTTGAAGCCGACAGCAAACCATCGCCAGCGCCTGCCGCCTTTCAATCAGCCCACGATGCTCAGCCCGCCACCCTCACGGACCTCCTCCGCGCCCTGCAGTTGCCCGAACAACTCCGCAGCCTGATCCCTGTCGAGGAGGGCGTCGCTGTCCGCGACCTCGGCCAACCCCCATCACAGCTCACCATCATCATCCGCCCCGCTCAGCAGCAGCCCACCCCGGTCACACAACCCGATAGCAATCCGCAGGCCGAGAACAACTCAAACGGCGACGCCAACCCAGCGGGAGCCGGCACGCTCTCCATCCCGACCACCATCGACACCACGCCGGTGGAGCCACCACCACCCGCCGATGGCGAGCCAGGGGATGAAGCTCAGGAGCCCGAGTCCGAGCCCGGCCAGCAGCCCTGAGCCCACCGGCAGGGTCAGCCGATCATTGTCGGTGACGTTCTCCAGGTTAAGTAACACCAGCACCGCCAGCGTCGTCGCGACCGCGACACTCAGCAGCGTCAACCACCCAGCCCAGGTCGCAAACTTCGGGAACATCCGTGCCTCACTCCTTCCCTTAAGGGAAAAAGCTAGCCTAACACACCGTCCCACTCTTGTGTCGGCGTGTTTTCTCCCATGGACTCAGCCTGTCGGTTCACCGCTCGCTGGCGGCCGTCATCTCGCCGCTCGTATCGATCCTGATCGTTACGGCGCCATCACGATACGTCTCAAAGAGTCGGACGCCCGGCAACACGGCACCCCACGGGCTCGGCCCCGCAGCCCGTGGCCAACCGGACGACTGCACCGCGATCTCGAGTCTTAACTCGGCGAGCCAGCGCATCGCCGCCGGTCGTCTGGATCCGTGATGCGGGAGATCGATCACGTCGACCCGAGCATCCCTTAGCCGCTGCCCGACGCCCATCACACCGGCCTGATCGATGTCCCCGGTCAGCAACACCCGTCGACCGTGTGCCTCGATCACCAGCACCAGCGAGCTGTCGTTGTCCGATAATCCGATCACCCCCGCGTCCGGCCACACCACTCTGACGACCGCTTGGCTCGATCGCTCTTCCCAGCCCGCCGACACCGTCACCATTTCGACACCCGAATCGTCCAGGTGCCGACCGACTTCCGCCAACGCTGAGCCTTCGCCTGCCTCCTCCAACGACGTCGCGAATCCCTCGCTCACCAGCACACGCCCGACCTTGACCCCATCCAGCACCTCCGGCACCCCCGCGTAGTGATCCAGGTCGGCGTGCGTGATCACCAGTGTCTCAAGATGATCAATCCCTAACGACCGCAACGTCGGCAGCAACACCCGCTCGCCCACACCCGGCGACCCACCCGCATCGACCAGCCACACCCCGCCCGGACCCGGGAAGTCCACGACATAAGCGTTGCCGTGACCCACCGCCAGAAAACGAATCATCAGATCATCAGATTCATGACCTCTACCTACGGCCGACCACAAGGAAGCCCCGCCAAGGACCACAAGAACGCCCGCGCAAGTAAGAGACGCGCCAAGACGAGCTCGACCGGGCATGATCAGCCACCCCACAAACAACCCAACCCCCACCAACAACAAGACCACCCAGCCCAGGGCCTGATCGACACTGCCCTGCCAGGACAACCCGGACAAAGACGCCCCCAAGCCCGCCTGCCAGCGCAGCACCTCCGCGGGCCAGACCACCAGCGGCACCATCCAACTCGACACCTCAACCGACATCAGCCCCACCAGCATCTTCACCACCCCAGCGCCGAGCATCACGACCAACACCGGACCGGCCACCAGCGTCAACACCGGCCCCGCCAACGCGACCAACCCGAAATGCCACGCGGCAATCGGGAGCGTCGCTGCCCACGCAGACAACCCGGCCGCAAACGCTGCTCTCAGCCAGCTCACCAACTGCCTCGCAGGGGTCCGATGCACCTCGATTTCGGCGCGTTGCTGAGCCCGCCAGGATGACCACCTCATCTGCACCAGGATCCCCGCTACCGCCGCAAAACTCATCTGAAACCCAGGGTCCATCACCTGACCCGGGTCCCACGCCAGCACGATCAACGCCGCCAACCCTAGCGCATCAAATGCTCCCAACCGCCGACCCGACCAGCCAGCCAGCAGCAAGCACCCCGCCATGATGCCTGACCGCACCACCGATGGACGCCCGGGCAGCACCACCAGATACATCAGCAGCACCGCCAGCACCCACAGCCGCCGCTGGCCGGGATGCGCGACCACTAGCCCTGCGGCCAACCACGCCAACCCCGCGATGATCGCGATGTGTGTCCCGCTGATCGCCAGCAGGTGCGCGAGACCGCTGAGCCTGAAATCTTCCTGCAGCGAGCTGAGCAGGTTCGACCGCCGACCGAGCAGCACCGCATCAAGGATGGCTCCCGCCTCACGCTCGGGATCAATTCCCGCCAACAGGCCCGCCGACAGCCGATCGTTCGCCGCCGCGCGCCAGCCACGCCACGACCAACCCGGCTGCGCGAGTTCATCCCAATGCTCATCACCCGCCACCGCGAGTCGTCCGAACACCCCACGCCGTGCGTACATCGCCCGCGCATCGAACGCGCCGGGATTCGCCGGCGACTCGATCGCCGTCAACCAACCCCGAGCCATCATGGACGTCCCGACCGTGGGCCCGCGCTCGTCACCCTCGATCGACAGCTGCACACGACCCTCAACCGCCCGCGCCTCACCAGTAACCGTCAGCGTCACAATCTCCAACACCCCCAGCCGCCTCGGCGGGCGAAACGAGAACGCTGCCAGCGCCGCCTCCGACTCAGCCCTCAGGGTCGGCTCCTCCACCACCACGCCAGTCACCTCGACCAGCCTCCGCTCGGTCACGACATAGCCCCGCAGATCACGCTCCGACGCCTGCCCCTGCCGCACCGCCTGCCAACCGGCCAGCACCATCACCAGCGAGAGCACCAACGACACGCGCCCCACCCGACCGGGCACGAGCCCGAACCCCACCAGACACAGCCCCGCGCCGAGCCACCAGCCAGGCTCAACACCAAACAACCCTATCAACGCCCCAGCCAATGCCGCCACGCCAAGCGCGATCAGCAACCCACTCGACGACATCATTGCCTCATGACTTTGGGCCATGAAAATATGATATCAGTTAATATTCTTGCTTGTCGCCCGGCTGGCCTTAGGCAGCCCCCGCGTCCCGGCCTACCCCACGCTTGAGCTGCGACTGTGCGATCATCAGTCGGTCAATCACCGCAGGCATCGTCCGCGGGCGATCCTCCGGCTCCATCTCGACACAGTCCATTACCAGGCTCGACAACGCTGGCGGAACTTTTGAGTTCAACTCCGCAGGCGGCGTGCAACGCTCGACCGTCTTGAGGGACACCCCCGAACCCGCCCGCTGCCGGGGGATCAGCGTCGGGACGTGCTTCTTGGTCAGCATCCAGTACACCGTTGCCCCTAGGTTGAACACATCCGTCTGAGGCGTGATCGCCCGACGCTTGACCTGCTCGGGCGCGATGTAGTCGGGCGTCCCCTGAATCCGCTGCTTGATCGTACCGATCGGGCAGCTCTGTCCAAAGTCGATCAGCTTCACCTCGCGCTGAGGCGTCACCATGATGTTCGTCGGCTTCATGTCCGCGTGCACATAGCCAACCAGGTGCATGGTGTGCAACCCCTGAGCCGCGTGCGCGATGATCTCGATCAGCTCCAGCATGTTCCCCGGCTGGTACTGCTCCAGCGGCATCCCCTCGATCAGCTCCATCACCACGATGACTTCGCTCGTCCGGATCAGCTTGCGGATCCGAATCAGCTTCACACCCTTGCGCAGATACGGGCTGTCGAACTTCTTGGCGATCTCGTACTCACTGACCGCCTGATCCACAAAACGCTGGTCACTCGGCGAGTCCTTCACGACCCGCTTGAGCGCATAGCGCTTGTTGTCCGTGCCCCGGACTTCAAAGATCGTGCTCTTGGCACCCTGTCCCAGAGTCCCAAGCACCTGATAGCCGGCGATTTCATGCCAGTCTGCCATGCTTCACGGCGCAGTCGGTCTGGACGCTCTGCGCCCGCCTGCTGCATGCTCTCATCGGGTTGTCGAAACAACGTATAAACGAATTGACGCCAACCTTAGCCGCACGCTCTATGCATCACAACCTTCGGCTGGAAAAGACTTTCGCCTCATCAGACAGCATGGATACGTTCTGATCATCCCCGGCCTGCGCAACATGTAACGATTAGGGCAGTTAAGGATTCAACCGATCATCCAACTCACCCCGAAACGCATCGACCGAAAAGCCAGTACCCGACCCGCTCTCACCCAGATGAACAAAAACCCGGTTACTCCGGATACCAAACCGCTTCTGAATCGCCGACACCAGATCGATCAGCGACGCCTGCTGAGTCGCCGTCATCGGCCCGCCATCAGCATCCCCAACCACAGCGATCCCGATCGCGATGCGGTGCCAGCGATCCGACTCAGCACCTGCGAGAAAGCGCCCCTGCGACTGCAAACGCCACCGGAAGCCCGCCTCGATCTGACCATCGCCCGAGCCCGTGCCGTTGCCCACCACAAAGTGATAGCCCAGCCCGCCACGGCCATCTCGCTCGTGATCCCGATTGATCTGCTCAGCACTCCCCGCTGCGCTCCCGCTGTCGTGAATAATGATCGACTGCCACTGAGCCGGCTCGGCCACGTCAAGCAGCGCCTCGTCCAGCGCCGCCCCGTCGCTGTCCTGAGCCTGGATGTCCAGCCGCATCGCCACCGCCTGCACCGGGGCCACCGGCGACGGCTCAAGCACCAGCAGCAGGCTGCTGGTCAGCGTCATCGCCACCAGCAAGACACCCAGCACAGTGATCGTTCGCTGATCAGGCATTGAAACGTGAATCTCCTGCAGAACCCGTCATCCGCTGTTCTGCATCTTCGTTATCGGTCTAATAAAACAAGCTCTTCATCGCCAGGCCACTATTTCTATCGTCCCTGAACAGCACGGACATCAAAACTTGCCCGAATCCGCGCAAAACCTGCCGTTTAGGGCTGGTCCAGCGGCCGCAGTCGCTCCCGCAGGTTCGGCTGGTCACGGCCAAAAGCGTCCGTCACCGTCGCCGATCGATCACGGTCTCGCAGCGTCAGATAACGCTCATAAGGCGATCGTGAGGAGTTCTCAGGGAATAAACGGTCCCGAGACGTGCTGCATCCCGCCCCAAAACCCCCAAAGGGCACCACCAGCACCACCGCCCAGAGCCGTCGATCCATCCTCATGCCCCCCACATTACCACCATGCCTCCCACACGACCATCCGCCCCCATCCCCCTGAATAACCCGTCGAATAGACTGACCAGCCCATGGCTCAAACCCCCGAAACACCCCGCGAAGCCGCCATCGCGATCATCCAGACCCTCCGCGACAACGGCTTCACCGCCTACCTCGCCGGCGGATGCGTCCGCGATGCCCTCCTCGGCCTCGAACCCAAGGACTATGACATCGCCACCGACGCCCACCCCGCCAGCGTCAAAAAACTCTTCCCCCGCTGCCAGATGGTTGGCGAAGCCTTTGGCGTCGCACTCGTGCGCACCCGACACCACGCCACCGAAGTTGCCACCTTCCGTCAGGACGAGGGCTACTCCGACCGACGACGACCCGACGCCGTGACCTTCACCACCGCCGAACGTGACGCCGAGCGCCGCGACTTCACCATCAACGGACTCTTCGCTGATCCCCTCGACACCGACTCAAAGACACAACACGACCGCATCATCGACTACGTCGGCGGGCTCGACGACCTCAAAGCACAACGAATCCGCGCCATCGGCGACCCCGATGACCGCTTCGCCGAGGACTACCTCCGCATGCTCCGCGCTGTCCGCTTCGCCGCACGACTCGACTTTCAACTCGAACCCCGCACCGCCGCCTCCATCCAACCCCTCGCCCGCTACCTCGGCCAGATCAGCCGCGAGCGCATCGGCACCGAAGTCCTCGCCATGCTCGCCCACCCCCGCCGCGCTCGCGCTGTTCAACTCCTCGAAGAACTCCGCCTCGACGGACCCACCCTCAACGAAGACCATCTCGCACCCACCGACTCAAACCCGCCCCTCGATTCGCTCCCCGCCGATGCCACGCCCGCCCTGGCCCTCGCCGCCTGGTGGATCACACGTCAGCGTCTCCCGATGAACCTCACCACCATCGCACAGGCCATCAGCACACGATCCTCAGCCCACGCTGACCGCTGGCGCAAGGCCCTCTGCCTGAGCAATCAGGTCGACAACGACCTTCGCGGCATCCTCCGACTCATTACCCGCGCAGAAACCTGGGACAACCTGCGCATCGCAGCCAGAAAACGCCTCCTCGCCGAACCTCTCTGGCCGCAGACCCTCACCCTCCTCCGCGCCATCAACGACCAACCACGCACCGCTCAGATCGAAGCCGACAGCGCCCCACTCATCGCCCAAGGCGTCGCCCCCGAACCCCTCCTTCGTGGCGAAGACCTCTTGTCCCTCGGCATCCCCGCAGGACCCGACCTCGGCCGCATGCTCGACCAGGCCTACGATGCCCAACTCGAAGGCCTCTTCCATGACAAAACCTCTGCGCAACAGTGGCTCAAAAACCAAAACAGCTAACTGATCCGCGATCAATTACACCCACTCCCTCAAACCACTTCATTCCTCAACATGCCCGGCGCTGTTCCGGCCGATAGACTCCTTACCCCCATGGAAACCTGGCTCGAACATCTGGCGACCAACGCCCCCTACGTCGTTCTGGTTGGCGTTCTCCTCGCCAGCGGGTTCGGCGTCCCCATCCCCGAAGACCTCCCGCTTCTCGTAGGCGGATACCTCGCCGGGCAGGGCTACGCCGAACCCTATTCCCTCTTCGCCATGTGCTTCGCCGCCATCATGATCGCCGACGGAACCCTGTTCTTCCTCGGCCGCACCTACGGCCACCACGTCCCGCAGATGCCCATCCTCAACCGATTCCTCACCGATGAACGCGTCCTCCAAGCCGAACGCCTCCTCCAACGCCATGGCGGGAAGTTCATCTTCGTCGGACGATTCATCCCCGGCGTCCGCGCCCCGGTCATGTTCGGAGCCGGTGCCCTCAAGGTCCCCTACTGGAAGTTTGTCCTCTTCGACGCCGGCGCCGCCATCATCACCGCCCCCGTCTTCTTCTTTCTCGGCTACTACTTCGCCGACCACATCGAGGCCATTCGCCGCTGGATCATCGATGGCCAGCTCATCGTCGGACTCGCCGTCATCGCTGTCCTGGCCATCGTCATCATCCGCTGGCGCAAACGCCGCCAGCGCATGAAACTCGCCCGATCACAGCACCGCAGCCGTGACGCCGCCTAGGATCGCGGTTCATAATCCCAACTCCGCCCTTGCGGCCTCACACCCCCGGGTCTAGGCTTTACCCCATGTCAACCGAACCCATGGTCGGCCCCACCGATGTCCGGCAGACCTACCCTCAGATCATGAAGCGCGTCGCCGACGCCGCCCGCCGCGTCGGGAGACGCCCCGAGGACATCCTCGCCGTCGCCGTCACCAAGAACGCCACACCCGATCAGATCCGCACCCTCGTCGATCTCGGTCACTCCGACCTCGGCGAAAACCGCGTCCAGCAACTCGTCCAACGCGCTGCCCAGCTCGACGAATACCTCTCCCGCCGACGATCCCTGGGTGGAGCCGTCGAGGGCGAACCCACCATCATCCCCGACCGCATCCGCTGGCACATGATCGGCCACCTCCAACGCAACAAAGTCAAACAGGTCGTCCCCCTCGTCGATCTCATCCACGGCATCGATTCCCTCCGACTCGCCGAAGAGCTCCACGCCTACGGCGCCCGCACCGATCAGGTCATCGACATCCTCCTCCAGATCAACGTCTCCGGCGAGGTCTCCAAGCAAGGCGTCGCCGCCCCCGCAGCCATCCACGTCGCCGAGCAGATCGACACCATGATGCACCTGCGCCTCCGCGGGATCATGACCATGGCCCCCTATTCCGATCAGCCCGAAGACGCCCGCCCCATCTTCTCCCGCGCCGCCGGTATCTTCCACGACATCCGCAAAGAGGGCATCGGCGGAAACGACTTCACCGTCCTCTCTATGGGCATGTCCGGTGACTTCGAAGTCGCCATCGAAGAAGGCGCCAACCTCGTCCGCATCGGCCGCGCTCTCTTTGGCGAAACCGACTCCGAAGACCCAGACCAATAAGCCAACGCACTCACAGCAAACTCACCGGGTCCACATCCACCGCGATCGTCGTGTTCGAGATCAGCCGCCCGTGATTCCGCAGCGCCGTCATCACCCGCTGTAGCGCCCCCGCCGTGCCATCCGCTGGCCCCAGCAACTCGATCTGCTGACGATGATGATCCGCCACCCGCGCCATCGCCGGCACCATCGGCCCGCGCACCCGCACCGGCAAACCCAGTTGATCCCGCGCCTCAGTCAGCGCACCCGCCAACTCCGCAGCCAGCTTCGCACACATCGCCAGGTCCCGATGCCGGATCACCAGCCGCACCATCCGCGCCACGGGCGGCAACTTCAGCTTCCCCCGCAAAGCCAGCTCTCGCGCCGCAAAACCATCGTAATCACCCGCCATCGCCAGCGCTAGCGTCGGGTCCTCCGCGTTGAGCGTCTGCACAATCACTCGCCCCGCACCCTCCCCACGCCCCGCACGACCCGCCACCTGCGCCACCAACTGAAACGTCCGCTCCGCAGCCCGAAAATCCGGCAGATGCATCCCCGTATCCGCCGACACGATCCCCACCAGCCGCACCCGCGGAAAATCCAAACCCTTCGCCACCAACTGCGTACCCAACAACACATCCGCCTCACCACGCCCAAACCGCCCCAACGCCTCCAGATAATCCCGATGCCCCCGCATCGTGTCCGAGTCCATCCGAATCAGCCGCACCCCAGGCAGCTTCCGCGCCAACTCATCCTCCACCCGCTGCGTGCCCCACCCAAACAACGTCACCTTCCGCCCACAATCCGGACACGTCGCCGGAACCATCTGCTCCGCCTCGCAGTGATGACAACGCACCAACCCGCCCCTCGGCAGATCACCCTGACGATGAAACACCATCGTCGCGTCACAGTGATCACACGACTTGACCCACGCACAACCATGATCCGGACAAGCAATATGACTTGCGTACCCACGCCGGTTCAGCAGGATAATCGCCTGCCCCCGCTTCGCCGGATCAGCCTCCTCCAGCATCCGCCCCAGCTCCGACTCCAGTCGCTGCCCAATCAGATGAATCCCGCGCCGACTCCGCCGCTCCTCGATCAGGTCCACCAACTCAGCCTTCGGCATCGACATCCCAGGCGGGCGCTTGGTCAACCTCATCAGCGCATAACGATCTCGCTGCTTCGCGTTGTGCAACGACTCCAGACTCGGCGTCGCCGACCCCAGCACCACCAACGCCCCCACCCGCTGGGCCCGCCGAATCGCTACATCTCGCGCGTGATACCTCGGCAGCTGATCCTGCTTGTAACTGCTGTCATGCTCCTCATCCACGATCACCAACCGCAGCCGCCCCACCGGCGCAAACACCGCCGAACGCGCCCCGACGACAACCTTCGCCTCACCACGACGCACCCGATGCCACTGCGCATTGCGCTGCGCCGCCGTCAACCCCGAATGCAACACCGCCACATCCGCGAACCGCGCCATGAACCGCCCCACCGTCTGAGGCGTCAGCGCAATCTCCGGAACCAAAACAATCACACCCGCCTCCGCATCCTCACCACGCAACCTCTCAATCAGCCGCAGGTAAACCTCCGTCTTGCCCGACCCCGTAATGCCGTGCAGCAAACCCACCCCAAACCCATCCCCAGCCATCACCCGCAACCGCTCGAGCGCATCAGCCTGCTCATCCGTCAACTGGAGATCATTCGCCGTCTCTAAACCATTCGCCGGTGAAGAAACAGGGTCCGCCATGATCGTGTCCACCCGCCGCTGCTCCAGCAACCCCGCCTCGATCAGCTTGTTCACCGGACCCAACGTCTTCGCCCCACCCATCGCCGCCAACGCCTGACGATCCACCCAACCATCCTTCTCCATCACCCCCCGCCCCGCCTCCATCACCGCCCGCTGAACCTTCGGCAGCTTCAAGCCCTCATCAATCCCCTCAGCGACACGAACCTCCACCCGCGTCGTCGTACCGATCCCCTTCGACACCGCCGCCGGCGTGACCGCCCCAAACACCATCCCCAGCGGACACACGTAATACCGCGCGATCCACTTGGCCAGCTCCACCAACTCCTCAGGCAGCGCCCCCACCGGGTCCACCGCCAACACCGCCTTGATCTTCCCCGCATCCAGCCCACTCGAATCCGAACCCACCTCGATCACCACACCCCCCGCCACCTTGTTCCCACGCCCCAACGGCACCTTCACCCGCTGCCCCACCCGCGCCTCCATCCCCTCAGCCAGCCGATACGTCAACCCATCCGCCGTGACATCCACCCCCTGCTCAATCGCCACCCGCACATACCGCGCCGCCAGATCACCATCCGAAAACACCGGACTCGGGAACAACTCATTCATTACCCCCGAGTCTATCCGCATAATCAAAAACCCCCGCGGCCTTTGGATGGCCGCAGGGGCTCAAGTTCCCTTGATTCCGGTCACATCTGCTCAGCGACGCCGAGCAAGCCCCAGCATCCCCAGCCCCAGCAACGCAGCCGTCGCCGGCTCCGGCAACGCGTTCACATCAACCCCGAAGTTCGTCGCCAGCAGCGACAAGTCAATCAGGTCAACCAGCGTGTCCCCATTAAAGTTCCCGTCCGTCCACGTCCCGCCACCCTCAAAGTTACCCGCCAGAATCGACAGGTCCACCAGGTCCACCACGCCATCAAGATTCGCATCACCTGGCAGGGCCACCACCACCTGAACATCAGTCGCTTGATAAATCACAGCCAACGCA
This region includes:
- the priA gene encoding primosomal protein N', which gives rise to MNELFPSPVFSDGDLAARYVRVAIEQGVDVTADGLTYRLAEGMEARVGQRVKVPLGRGNKVAGGVVIEVGSDSSGLDAGKIKAVLAVDPVGALPEELVELAKWIARYYVCPLGMVFGAVTPAAVSKGIGTTTRVEVRVAEGIDEGLKLPKVQRAVMEAGRGVMEKDGWVDRQALAAMGGAKTLGPVNKLIEAGLLEQRRVDTIMADPVSSPANGLETANDLQLTDEQADALERLRVMAGDGFGVGLLHGITGSGKTEVYLRLIERLRGEDAEAGVIVLVPEIALTPQTVGRFMARFADVAVLHSGLTAAQRNAQWHRVRRGEAKVVVGARSAVFAPVGRLRLVIVDEEHDSSYKQDQLPRYHARDVAIRRAQRVGALVVLGSATPSLESLHNAKQRDRYALMRLTKRPPGMSMPKAELVDLIEERRSRRGIHLIGQRLESELGRMLEEADPAKRGQAIILLNRRGYASHIACPDHGCAWVKSCDHCDATMVFHRQGDLPRGGLVRCHHCEAEQMVPATCPDCGRKVTLFGWGTQRVEDELARKLPGVRLIRMDSDTMRGHRDYLEALGRFGRGEADVLLGTQLVAKGLDFPRVRLVGIVSADTGMHLPDFRAAERTFQLVAQVAGRAGRGEGAGRVIVQTLNAEDPTLALAMAGDYDGFAARELALRGKLKLPPVARMVRLVIRHRDLAMCAKLAAELAGALTEARDQLGLPVRVRGPMVPAMARVADHHRQQIELLGPADGTAGALQRVMTALRNHGRLISNTTIAVDVDPVSLL
- a CDS encoding ComEC/Rec2 family competence protein translates to MAQSHEAMMSSSGLLIALGVAALAGALIGLFGVEPGWWLGAGLCLVGFGLVPGRVGRVSLVLSLVMVLAGWQAVRQGQASERDLRGYVVTERRLVEVTGVVVEEPTLRAESEAALAAFSFRPPRRLGVLEIVTLTVTGEARAVEGRVQLSIEGDERGPTVGTSMMARGWLTAIESPANPGAFDARAMYARRGVFGRLAVAGDEHWDELAQPGWSWRGWRAAANDRLSAGLLAGIDPEREAGAILDAVLLGRRSNLLSSLQEDFRLSGLAHLLAISGTHIAIIAGLAWLAAGLVVAHPGQRRLWVLAVLLMYLVVLPGRPSVVRSGIMAGCLLLAGWSGRRLGAFDALGLAALIVLAWDPGQVMDPGFQMSFAAVAGILVQMRWSSWRAQQRAEIEVHRTPARQLVSWLRAAFAAGLSAWAATLPIAAWHFGLVALAGPVLTLVAGPVLVVMLGAGVVKMLVGLMSVEVSSWMVPLVVWPAEVLRWQAGLGASLSGLSWQGSVDQALGWVVLLLVGVGLFVGWLIMPGRARLGASLTCAGVLVVLGGASLWSAVGRGHESDDLMIRFLAVGHGNAYVVDFPGPGGVWLVDAGGSPGVGERVLLPTLRSLGIDHLETLVITHADLDHYAGVPEVLDGVKVGRVLVSEGFATSLEEAGEGSALAEVGRHLDDSGVEMVTVSAGWEERSSQAVVRVVWPDAGVIGLSDNDSSLVLVIEAHGRRVLLTGDIDQAGVMGVGQRLRDARVDVIDLPHHGSRRPAAMRWLAELRLEIAVQSSGWPRAAGPSPWGAVLPGVRLFETYRDGAVTIRIDTSGEMTAASER
- a CDS encoding serine/threonine-protein kinase, with product MADWHEIAGYQVLGTLGQGAKSTIFEVRGTDNKRYALKRVVKDSPSDQRFVDQAVSEYEIAKKFDSPYLRKGVKLIRIRKLIRTSEVIVVMELIEGMPLEQYQPGNMLELIEIIAHAAQGLHTMHLVGYVHADMKPTNIMVTPQREVKLIDFGQSCPIGTIKQRIQGTPDYIAPEQVKRRAITPQTDVFNLGATVYWMLTKKHVPTLIPRQRAGSGVSLKTVERCTPPAELNSKVPPALSSLVMDCVEMEPEDRPRTMPAVIDRLMIAQSQLKRGVGRDAGAA
- a CDS encoding CCA tRNA nucleotidyltransferase → MAQTPETPREAAIAIIQTLRDNGFTAYLAGGCVRDALLGLEPKDYDIATDAHPASVKKLFPRCQMVGEAFGVALVRTRHHATEVATFRQDEGYSDRRRPDAVTFTTAERDAERRDFTINGLFADPLDTDSKTQHDRIIDYVGGLDDLKAQRIRAIGDPDDRFAEDYLRMLRAVRFAARLDFQLEPRTAASIQPLARYLGQISRERIGTEVLAMLAHPRRARAVQLLEELRLDGPTLNEDHLAPTDSNPPLDSLPADATPALALAAWWITRQRLPMNLTTIAQAISTRSSAHADRWRKALCLSNQVDNDLRGILRLITRAETWDNLRIAARKRLLAEPLWPQTLTLLRAINDQPRTAQIEADSAPLIAQGVAPEPLLRGEDLLSLGIPAGPDLGRMLDQAYDAQLEGLFHDKTSAQQWLKNQNS
- a CDS encoding DedA family protein — translated: METWLEHLATNAPYVVLVGVLLASGFGVPIPEDLPLLVGGYLAGQGYAEPYSLFAMCFAAIMIADGTLFFLGRTYGHHVPQMPILNRFLTDERVLQAERLLQRHGGKFIFVGRFIPGVRAPVMFGAGALKVPYWKFVLFDAGAAIITAPVFFFLGYYFADHIEAIRRWIIDGQLIVGLAVIAVLAIVIIRWRKRRQRMKLARSQHRSRDAA
- a CDS encoding peptidoglycan recognition family protein — translated: MPDQRTITVLGVLLVAMTLTSSLLLVLEPSPVAPVQAVAMRLDIQAQDSDGAALDEALLDVAEPAQWQSIIIHDSGSAAGSAEQINRDHERDGRGGLGYHFVVGNGTGSGDGQIEAGFRWRLQSQGRFLAGAESDRWHRIAIGIAVVGDADGGPMTATQQASLIDLVSAIQKRFGIRSNRVFVHLGESGSGTGFSVDAFRGELDDRLNP
- a CDS encoding YggS family pyridoxal phosphate-dependent enzyme is translated as MSTEPMVGPTDVRQTYPQIMKRVADAARRVGRRPEDILAVAVTKNATPDQIRTLVDLGHSDLGENRVQQLVQRAAQLDEYLSRRRSLGGAVEGEPTIIPDRIRWHMIGHLQRNKVKQVVPLVDLIHGIDSLRLAEELHAYGARTDQVIDILLQINVSGEVSKQGVAAPAAIHVAEQIDTMMHLRLRGIMTMAPYSDQPEDARPIFSRAAGIFHDIRKEGIGGNDFTVLSMGMSGDFEVAIEEGANLVRIGRALFGETDSEDPDQ